The following proteins are encoded in a genomic region of Alistipes shahii WAL 8301:
- a CDS encoding BACON domain-containing protein, giving the protein MRRCFTLLTVLVLCASSGCDDKNKEEVADVIVLSRSSVAFAQKGGTTTVAVATPSDWKVSCPDDWVTLASEEGLLTISAASNTTDNVRNSKITVETAGDKQEIAVHQAFSWETVLLSTTASEEISLDSEGESVLFTVVSNGQWSVTSDADWVSVESDPVSGTVRVGAPRNPDAHRNATLTVRATKGSATESCKVTVSQISREENPYYQMLGYYGLHAENWYYGREPIGVSGTGTFCTVEEKEYRKSFYIKNLFLTGTVVEATYDKNTQTMSIELGRLCYTREISPTVSRFHYLYSINMQGGGFHNGMLTGRLGEGYNDDADETRKAILLNGFESPYTTLGIIGYQEQQWLSFGDLYYATGTMYLVDWDIPADTGTAPTSVTRAADGIAPSGSTFPVSKH; this is encoded by the coding sequence ATGAGAAGATGCTTTACGCTATTGACGGTTCTCGTCCTCTGCGCCTCAAGCGGCTGCGACGACAAGAACAAAGAGGAGGTCGCGGATGTGATCGTCCTCTCGCGAAGTAGTGTCGCGTTCGCCCAGAAAGGCGGAACGACCACCGTCGCGGTAGCCACGCCCTCCGACTGGAAGGTGAGCTGTCCGGACGATTGGGTGACGCTGGCCTCCGAAGAGGGCCTGCTGACCATCTCCGCGGCAAGCAATACGACCGACAATGTCCGCAACTCGAAAATCACCGTGGAAACGGCCGGCGACAAACAGGAAATCGCCGTTCACCAGGCATTCTCGTGGGAAACGGTCCTGCTGTCCACCACCGCTTCGGAGGAAATTTCGCTGGATTCCGAAGGTGAGAGCGTTCTCTTCACCGTGGTCTCCAACGGCCAGTGGAGCGTCACGAGCGACGCCGACTGGGTTTCGGTCGAAAGCGACCCGGTCAGCGGAACGGTACGCGTCGGCGCCCCGCGCAATCCCGACGCCCACCGCAATGCGACGCTCACCGTCCGGGCGACCAAAGGCTCCGCTACGGAATCCTGCAAAGTGACCGTTTCGCAAATCTCACGCGAGGAAAACCCCTACTACCAAATGCTGGGATATTACGGACTTCATGCGGAAAACTGGTATTACGGCCGTGAACCGATCGGCGTGAGCGGCACGGGTACGTTCTGCACCGTCGAAGAGAAAGAGTACCGCAAGAGTTTCTACATCAAGAACCTGTTCCTGACGGGCACGGTCGTGGAAGCCACCTACGACAAAAACACCCAAACCATGTCGATCGAACTGGGCAGGCTCTGCTACACCCGCGAGATCTCCCCGACGGTCTCCCGCTTCCACTACCTGTACTCGATCAACATGCAGGGCGGAGGTTTCCACAACGGCATGCTGACCGGCAGGCTGGGAGAGGGCTACAACGACGACGCGGACGAAACCCGCAAGGCGATCCTCCTGAACGGTTTCGAATCGCCGTACACCACGCTGGGCATCATCGGATACCAGGAGCAGCAGTGGCTGTCGTTCGGCGACCTCTACTACGCCACCGGCACGATGTATCTCGTAGACTGGGACATTCCGGCCGACACCGGCACGGCCCCGACCTCCGTCACCCGGGCCGCCGACGGCATCGCACCCTCGGGCAGCACCTTTCCCGTATCGAAACATTAA
- a CDS encoding peptidase U32 family protein, whose protein sequence is MKLVELLAPAKDYAAAAAAVDYGADAIYIGGARFGARQAAGNSAEEIARVVEYAHRFGVRVHATLNTLVWDDELEAAERQARSLIDAGVDALIVQDMALRRMDLPVELHASTQVSNRTPEGARFLGEAGFARVILERNLTLEEIRAICAATAAEVECFVHGAVCVGYSGRCFLSRSMSARSGNRGACSQPCRLTWDLTDGKGRTWIAGKHLLSVRDMNLSQRIGDLLDAGVTSFKIEGRLKDLAYIRNVVAHYRRAVDEALALRPGLVRSSVGESVPDFTPDPSKSFTRGESDYFLDGKRAGVASFDTPKAVGERVGRVAGVSGGTFTLDGAHDLAPGDGICFLTPRGVTGTNVNAVEGRRITPNRMEGITPGAEVRRNFDRRFTLAVERSRTRRVIPAKAAAEATAEGLKLTYTDCEGVAASAVRAVRLDPAKNPDANAAALRAQAMKSGDTIFAVREAEVRGAEWFVPASLAAELRREALAALAGARRERRPEHRILPENPAAKYPSERLAAEENVTNRLAEAFYRDHGVRQIERGLDLAPTTAGHVVLRSAYCIRREIGECLREHPRLRGDLFLEHGAYRYRLAFDCEACEMSLVDPLEKREPEGV, encoded by the coding sequence ATGAAACTCGTCGAACTGTTAGCTCCTGCCAAAGATTACGCTGCGGCCGCGGCCGCCGTGGACTACGGCGCCGATGCGATCTATATCGGCGGCGCGCGGTTCGGCGCGCGGCAGGCCGCGGGGAACTCCGCGGAGGAGATCGCCCGGGTCGTGGAGTATGCCCACCGCTTCGGAGTGCGGGTCCACGCCACGCTTAACACGCTCGTGTGGGACGATGAACTGGAGGCCGCCGAACGGCAGGCCCGCAGCCTGATCGACGCGGGCGTCGATGCGCTGATCGTGCAGGACATGGCTCTGCGGCGGATGGACCTTCCGGTGGAGCTGCACGCCTCGACGCAGGTTTCGAACCGCACGCCCGAGGGGGCGCGGTTCTTGGGCGAGGCGGGGTTTGCGCGGGTGATTCTCGAACGCAACCTCACGCTGGAGGAGATCCGGGCCATCTGCGCCGCCACTGCGGCCGAGGTCGAATGCTTCGTCCACGGGGCGGTCTGCGTGGGGTACAGCGGCCGCTGTTTCCTCTCGCGGTCGATGTCCGCGCGCAGCGGCAATCGCGGGGCGTGCAGCCAGCCCTGCCGCCTGACGTGGGACCTCACCGACGGAAAGGGCCGGACCTGGATTGCCGGGAAGCATCTGCTGTCGGTACGCGACATGAATCTTTCGCAACGCATTGGCGATCTGTTGGATGCGGGCGTCACTTCATTCAAGATAGAAGGTCGGCTCAAGGATCTCGCTTATATCCGGAACGTTGTGGCCCACTACCGCCGGGCGGTGGACGAGGCGCTGGCCCTGCGGCCGGGGCTGGTGCGGTCGTCCGTCGGCGAGAGCGTCCCGGATTTCACGCCCGATCCGTCGAAGAGTTTTACACGCGGGGAGTCCGACTATTTTCTGGACGGAAAGCGCGCCGGAGTGGCGTCGTTCGACACCCCGAAGGCGGTCGGCGAACGGGTGGGCCGCGTGGCGGGCGTTTCGGGCGGCACGTTCACGCTCGACGGTGCGCACGATCTTGCGCCGGGCGACGGCATCTGTTTCCTGACGCCGCGCGGCGTGACCGGGACCAACGTCAACGCCGTAGAGGGTCGCCGCATCACGCCCAATCGCATGGAGGGGATCACGCCCGGGGCGGAGGTCCGCCGCAATTTCGACCGCCGTTTCACGCTGGCCGTGGAGCGCAGCCGCACGCGGCGGGTGATTCCGGCGAAGGCCGCGGCGGAGGCGACGGCCGAAGGGCTGAAACTCACTTATACGGATTGCGAGGGCGTTGCGGCCTCGGCCGTGCGGGCCGTGCGGCTCGACCCGGCGAAGAATCCCGACGCCAATGCCGCCGCACTGCGTGCGCAGGCGATGAAGTCGGGCGACACGATCTTCGCGGTCCGCGAAGCCGAAGTGCGGGGCGCGGAGTGGTTCGTGCCGGCGTCGCTGGCTGCGGAACTGCGCCGCGAAGCGTTGGCGGCACTTGCCGGAGCGCGCCGCGAGCGGCGGCCGGAACACCGCATTCTGCCCGAGAATCCCGCCGCAAAATACCCGTCGGAACGGCTTGCGGCCGAGGAGAACGTCACCAACCGGCTGGCCGAGGCGTTCTACCGCGACCACGGAGTGCGGCAGATCGAACGGGGGTTGGACCTCGCGCCGACGACCGCCGGGCATGTGGTCTTGCGTTCGGCCTACTGTATCCGCCGCGAGATCGGCGAATGCCTCCGGGAGCATCCGCGGCTGCGCGGCGACCTGTTTTTGGAACACGGCGCCTACCGTTACCGGCTGGCGTTCGACTGCGAGGCCTGCGAAATGTCGCTGGTCGATCCGCTTGAAAAGCGGGAGCCGGAAGGTGTGTAA
- a CDS encoding class I SAM-dependent methyltransferase produces MQEQLTPDFGDYELLDTGDFEKLERFGRYVTRRPEPQAIWRRSLAEEEWRRTADASFRRDARSDERGEWRLAPGMPDRWVVEYAYKRMRLRMRLGLTSFKHVGIFPEQAANWNFIYDNCRALAGDGPADGERVAAVGSGVARGGAPKVLNLFAYTGGATLAARAAGAEVTHVDSVRQVVTWSRENMELSGLEGVRWIVEDALKFVRREVRRGSLYRGIILDPPAYGRGADGERWILEDNIGEMLECCAQLLEPRGAFLVLNLYSMGLSSTLARTAVRQAFGAPREEQWGELCFTDRAGKQLPLGTYYRFTR; encoded by the coding sequence ATGCAGGAACAGCTGACGCCCGATTTCGGGGATTATGAACTCCTCGACACGGGGGATTTCGAGAAACTGGAACGCTTCGGGCGTTATGTGACGCGCCGTCCCGAGCCGCAGGCCATCTGGAGGCGCTCGCTCGCCGAAGAGGAGTGGCGGCGCACGGCCGACGCTTCGTTTCGGCGCGATGCGCGCAGCGACGAGCGGGGCGAATGGCGTCTCGCGCCCGGAATGCCCGACCGCTGGGTGGTGGAGTATGCCTATAAGCGGATGCGGCTGCGCATGCGGCTGGGGCTTACGTCGTTCAAGCACGTGGGCATCTTCCCCGAGCAGGCCGCCAACTGGAATTTCATCTACGACAACTGCCGGGCTTTGGCCGGAGACGGACCGGCTGATGGCGAGCGTGTTGCGGCTGTCGGTTCGGGCGTTGCGCGAGGTGGCGCCCCCAAGGTGTTGAACCTCTTCGCCTATACGGGCGGGGCGACGCTTGCGGCGCGGGCCGCCGGGGCCGAGGTGACGCACGTCGATTCGGTCAGGCAGGTGGTGACCTGGTCGCGCGAGAACATGGAGTTGAGCGGCCTGGAGGGCGTGCGGTGGATCGTCGAGGATGCGCTGAAATTCGTCCGGCGCGAAGTGCGCCGCGGGAGCCTTTACCGCGGGATCATCCTCGATCCCCCGGCTTACGGGCGCGGGGCCGACGGCGAGCGGTGGATTCTGGAGGACAACATCGGCGAGATGCTGGAGTGCTGCGCGCAGCTGCTCGAACCCCGGGGGGCGTTTCTGGTGCTGAACCTCTACTCGATGGGCCTCTCGTCGACGCTGGCACGCACGGCTGTGAGGCAGGCGTTCGGCGCGCCGCGCGAGGAGCAGTGGGGCGAGCTGTGTTTCACCGATCGGGCCGGCAAGCAGCTGCCGTTGGGAACCTATTACCGGTTTACGCGGTAG
- a CDS encoding chromate transporter produces the protein MILWQLFISYLKIGFFGFGGGYAMLSLIQNEVVVQHQWMTAAEFADIVAVSQITPGPIAINSATYVGYSVGVQTGHTWCGILGSAIATFAVCMPSLTLMILVARFFMKLKGNRLVEGAMRGMRPVVIGMIAAAALLLIFPHGDNPDDRNFIDAWSWALFGGVFVGSWRKVNPILLIVLSAGAGILIYYVF, from the coding sequence ATGATCCTCTGGCAACTCTTCATATCCTACCTCAAGATCGGATTCTTCGGATTCGGCGGCGGCTACGCCATGCTGTCGCTGATCCAGAACGAAGTGGTCGTGCAGCACCAGTGGATGACCGCCGCCGAATTCGCCGACATCGTCGCCGTGTCGCAGATCACGCCCGGTCCCATCGCCATCAACTCGGCGACCTACGTGGGTTACAGCGTCGGCGTCCAGACCGGACACACCTGGTGCGGCATCCTGGGTTCGGCGATCGCCACTTTCGCCGTCTGCATGCCGTCGCTGACGCTAATGATCCTCGTGGCGCGTTTTTTTATGAAACTCAAAGGGAACCGGCTGGTCGAAGGGGCCATGCGGGGCATGCGGCCCGTGGTGATCGGCATGATCGCCGCCGCGGCTCTGCTGCTGATTTTCCCCCACGGCGACAACCCCGACGACCGGAACTTCATCGACGCCTGGAGCTGGGCGCTCTTCGGCGGTGTTTTCGTGGGTTCGTGGCGCAAGGTCAACCCCATCCTGCTGATCGTCCTCTCGGCCGGGGCGGGAATCTTGATTTATTACGTATTCTAA
- a CDS encoding chromate transporter, translating into MQSLATIFVSFLKIGMFTFGGGYAMLPLIERELITKRKWIEQKEFLDLLTLAQSVPGPIAVNTSVFVGYKVRGLRGAAAALLGTVTSSFVIILAIAIFFAGIRQNPVVDAAFKGMRPAVVALIIGPVLTLSRGMHWTMLVVIAASALAIWWLDWSPIWILAAAAALGIAWELTMAKKVKGER; encoded by the coding sequence ATGCAGAGCCTCGCAACCATATTCGTCTCGTTCCTGAAAATCGGGATGTTCACCTTCGGAGGCGGCTATGCCATGCTGCCTCTGATCGAACGCGAGCTGATCACCAAACGCAAGTGGATCGAGCAGAAGGAGTTTTTGGACCTGCTGACCCTCGCGCAATCGGTCCCCGGCCCGATCGCCGTCAACACCTCGGTATTCGTGGGTTACAAGGTCCGCGGACTGCGCGGCGCGGCGGCGGCCCTGCTGGGCACGGTGACGTCGTCGTTCGTCATCATCCTTGCAATCGCCATCTTCTTCGCCGGCATCCGCCAGAACCCCGTCGTCGACGCGGCCTTCAAGGGCATGCGCCCGGCGGTCGTGGCGCTGATCATCGGCCCGGTGCTCACGCTCTCCCGCGGCATGCACTGGACGATGCTGGTCGTCATCGCCGCCTCGGCCCTGGCCATCTGGTGGCTCGACTGGTCGCCGATCTGGATACTCGCCGCGGCCGCCGCGCTGGGCATCGCCTGGGAGTTGACAATGGCAAAAAAGGTGAAAGGTGAAAGGTGA
- a CDS encoding Ni,Fe-hydrogenase III small subunit has product MILPKIRVLHSHGRQAIPDLDAVELTPEFRGRPCLTETRDADDAEHAAAVCPTGAFTAAPLALDLGRCLFCGECARIAPRNVRFTNDYRIGSPTREGLVVRPGDPRIAFDAGKVRPEIRRCFSRALQLREVSAGGDASVEMELGATGNVNFDLGRFGIGFTASPRHADGVVVSGPVTVNMAEALEICYDAVAEPKILVACGSEACSGGLFADSRAVDRTFFDTHTPDLWLPGAPTHPMTYIDGMMNLLGRKTRQ; this is encoded by the coding sequence ATGATCCTCCCAAAAATACGCGTACTGCACAGCCACGGACGGCAGGCGATCCCCGACCTCGACGCCGTGGAGCTGACCCCCGAATTCCGGGGCCGTCCCTGCCTGACCGAGACCCGGGACGCCGACGACGCCGAGCACGCCGCGGCCGTCTGCCCCACGGGAGCCTTCACGGCCGCGCCCCTTGCGCTCGACCTGGGCCGCTGCCTCTTCTGCGGCGAATGCGCGCGCATCGCGCCCCGCAACGTCCGTTTCACCAACGACTACCGCATCGGCTCGCCCACGCGCGAAGGACTTGTCGTCCGTCCGGGCGACCCCCGCATAGCGTTCGACGCCGGAAAGGTGCGTCCCGAAATCCGCCGCTGCTTCTCCCGCGCATTGCAGCTGCGCGAAGTCTCGGCCGGGGGCGACGCGTCGGTCGAAATGGAGCTGGGGGCCACGGGCAACGTCAATTTCGACCTCGGCCGCTTCGGCATCGGCTTCACGGCCTCGCCGCGCCATGCCGACGGCGTGGTGGTCTCCGGCCCCGTCACGGTCAACATGGCCGAGGCGCTGGAAATCTGCTACGACGCCGTCGCGGAACCCAAAATCCTCGTCGCCTGCGGTTCGGAGGCCTGCTCGGGCGGACTTTTCGCCGACAGCCGCGCCGTCGACCGCACGTTCTTCGACACCCACACCCCGGACCTCTGGCTGCCCGGCGCACCGACCCACCCGATGACCTACATCGACGGGATGATGAACCTGCTGGGCCGCAAAACCCGCCAGTGA
- a CDS encoding NADH-quinone oxidoreductase subunit C, translating into MNYYVTDNTGASVALNDIPEVSYAAFYEDLRVKLFDARYHAAHYFALPSGDRMRFFLLLLDDAERRVLITSHATDYYDETALPSLTALHPQMHPFERDISERYGIRFDGMPWPKPLRSPAGRYDRRCSIENYPFYTMEGRSLHEVNVGPIHAGVIEPGAFRFICNGEQVLHLEIALGYQHRDVETAFETTANRLRQMCLAESVAGDSAVAHATAFARAVEKLARREVPAALECERAAALELERMAMQIADTGALCMDVGYQLGQVASEALRTMTINTTQAWCGNRFGKGLIRPLGTDHPLTAEKAAMIRANVREIARRYDQVRRDIKSSPSLLARFEQCGIVPRDEMQRIGGVGQAARASGLARDIRTSHPWGVFAGALRHESIVKTHGDVMARLMVRCREVLQSAGYIDRLLDLHGQECGNAGHPRPDYAAPLAPSSLAFGLVEGWRGETCHVLLTDAEGRIAAARIKDPSLHNWLALALAVRGEGISDFPICNKSFNLSYCGHDL; encoded by the coding sequence ATGAATTACTACGTAACCGACAATACCGGCGCCTCCGTCGCGCTGAACGACATCCCCGAAGTCTCCTACGCCGCCTTCTACGAAGACCTTCGCGTAAAACTCTTCGACGCACGCTACCATGCGGCCCACTATTTCGCCCTCCCGTCGGGCGACCGCATGCGTTTCTTCCTGCTGCTGCTCGACGACGCCGAGCGCCGCGTGCTGATCACTTCGCACGCCACGGACTACTACGACGAGACGGCGCTCCCCTCGCTCACGGCCCTGCACCCGCAGATGCACCCCTTCGAGCGCGACATCTCGGAACGCTACGGCATCCGTTTCGACGGCATGCCGTGGCCCAAGCCGCTGCGGTCCCCCGCCGGGCGTTACGACCGCCGCTGTTCGATCGAGAACTACCCCTTCTACACGATGGAGGGACGCTCGCTGCACGAGGTCAACGTCGGGCCGATCCACGCAGGCGTCATCGAACCGGGGGCCTTCCGCTTCATCTGCAACGGCGAGCAGGTCCTGCACCTCGAAATCGCGCTGGGCTACCAGCACCGGGACGTCGAGACGGCCTTCGAAACGACCGCGAACCGCCTGCGGCAGATGTGCCTTGCGGAGTCCGTCGCCGGAGACAGCGCCGTGGCGCACGCCACGGCCTTCGCCCGGGCCGTCGAGAAACTCGCCCGCCGCGAAGTCCCGGCCGCGCTGGAGTGCGAACGCGCCGCGGCCCTCGAACTCGAACGCATGGCCATGCAGATCGCCGACACGGGCGCCCTCTGCATGGACGTGGGCTACCAGCTGGGGCAGGTGGCTTCGGAGGCCCTGCGCACCATGACCATCAACACCACGCAGGCGTGGTGCGGCAACCGCTTCGGCAAGGGGCTGATCCGGCCCCTCGGCACCGACCACCCGCTGACGGCCGAAAAGGCGGCGATGATCCGTGCGAACGTGCGCGAAATCGCCCGCCGCTACGACCAGGTGCGCCGCGACATCAAGTCGTCGCCCTCGCTGCTGGCCCGCTTCGAACAGTGCGGCATCGTCCCGCGCGACGAGATGCAGCGCATCGGCGGCGTGGGTCAGGCGGCCCGCGCGAGCGGTCTGGCCCGCGACATCCGCACGTCGCACCCCTGGGGCGTCTTCGCCGGGGCGCTGCGCCATGAAAGCATCGTCAAAACGCATGGCGACGTGATGGCCCGGCTGATGGTGCGCTGCCGCGAGGTGCTGCAATCGGCCGGATACATCGACCGCCTGCTCGACCTCCACGGACAGGAATGCGGGAACGCCGGACACCCGCGCCCGGACTATGCGGCGCCGCTGGCCCCCTCGTCGCTCGCGTTCGGACTGGTTGAGGGATGGCGCGGCGAGACCTGCCACGTTCTCCTGACCGACGCCGAGGGCCGCATCGCCGCCGCCCGCATCAAGGACCCGAGCCTCCACAACTGGCTGGCGCTGGCGCTCGCCGTGCGCGGCGAAGGGATCTCCGACTTCCCGATCTGCAACAAGAGTTTCAACCTCTCGTACTGCGGCCATGATCTGTAA
- a CDS encoding hydrogenase 4 subunit F, protein MICYLIFSVLIAAAAFTVRRRSLLRLTGAAFYAVQAAFAVRIVAGGLYGETSAVWFAFDAAGTLFYCLLCIVSAFAFFHSKASLHDCDLRQTRTYAGLLMLLTTAIAGAYFASNLAVTWIFLEATTLCSAGIVYHRRTAQALEAAWKYVFVCSTGIAMAYLGILLLAAATDCESLDYATVAAAAPGGSALYLKTAFLLILCGYSCKAELFPLYTVGVDANFAAPAPASALISTGLVNAGFLALLRVYKLLAATEVFPWVKSVLLLVGVLSLVVGALFLRRTNNYKRFLSYSTVENMGIAAIGLGIGGIGVWAAVFHVVCHTLIKSSLFLQIAVVRQVYGNYRINRIGDYIHINRVGAVGLLTGMVVLVAFPPSPLFLSELMILKQTIADGRWWLVTGIMLLLCLVIYFFCSRLLRLCYQPRQDELHPSATDRALSWSALSLLAAAIGLGLWQPAFFRELIDRIASL, encoded by the coding sequence ATGATCTGCTACCTCATTTTCAGCGTCCTCATCGCGGCAGCGGCCTTCACGGTCCGCCGCCGGAGCCTGCTGCGCCTCACGGGCGCGGCCTTCTACGCCGTGCAGGCGGCCTTCGCCGTTCGGATCGTCGCCGGAGGGCTTTACGGCGAGACCTCGGCCGTGTGGTTCGCCTTCGACGCCGCGGGCACGCTCTTCTACTGCCTGCTCTGCATCGTCTCCGCCTTCGCCTTTTTCCACTCGAAGGCCAGCCTCCACGACTGCGACCTGCGCCAGACCCGCACCTACGCGGGCCTGCTGATGCTCCTGACCACAGCCATCGCGGGAGCCTATTTCGCCTCGAACCTCGCCGTGACGTGGATCTTCCTCGAAGCCACCACGCTCTGCTCGGCGGGCATCGTCTACCACCGCCGCACGGCGCAGGCGCTGGAAGCGGCGTGGAAATACGTCTTCGTCTGCTCGACGGGCATCGCCATGGCCTACCTGGGCATCCTGCTGCTGGCCGCCGCCACCGACTGCGAGTCGCTCGACTACGCCACCGTCGCCGCCGCGGCCCCGGGCGGCAGCGCCCTCTACCTGAAGACGGCCTTTCTGCTGATCCTCTGCGGTTACAGCTGCAAGGCCGAGCTGTTCCCGCTCTACACCGTGGGCGTCGACGCCAACTTCGCCGCCCCGGCCCCGGCCTCGGCGCTGATCTCCACGGGACTGGTCAACGCCGGGTTCCTGGCGTTGCTGCGGGTCTACAAACTGCTCGCCGCGACCGAAGTCTTCCCATGGGTGAAATCCGTGCTGCTGCTCGTCGGCGTGCTGTCGCTGGTGGTCGGCGCGCTGTTCCTGCGCCGCACCAACAACTACAAACGCTTCCTCTCCTACTCCACGGTCGAGAACATGGGCATCGCGGCCATCGGGCTGGGCATCGGGGGCATCGGGGTCTGGGCCGCCGTGTTCCACGTCGTCTGCCATACGCTCATCAAGAGCAGCCTGTTCCTCCAGATCGCCGTCGTGCGGCAGGTCTACGGCAACTACCGCATCAACCGCATCGGCGACTACATCCACATCAACCGCGTGGGGGCCGTGGGACTGCTCACGGGGATGGTCGTGCTGGTGGCCTTCCCGCCCTCGCCGCTGTTCCTCTCCGAGCTGATGATCCTCAAGCAAACCATCGCCGACGGCCGCTGGTGGCTCGTCACGGGCATCATGTTGCTGCTGTGCCTGGTCATCTACTTCTTCTGCTCGCGCCTGCTGCGCCTCTGCTACCAGCCCCGGCAGGACGAACTGCACCCCTCGGCGACCGACCGCGCACTGTCGTGGTCGGCGCTGTCGCTGCTCGCCGCCGCCATCGGGCTGGGGCTTTGGCAGCCCGCATTTTTCCGGGAACTGATCGACCGAATCGCATCGCTATGA
- a CDS encoding hydrogenase 4 membrane component (E), whose amino-acid sequence MILPLIILYVVTLVYLAITERFRNFASLIGLQGWLLFAVALVRLHAINPAELAFICLETLLFKGILVPGLLFAVIRRTKINRVSRSGSTQSGSLLLSLVALAVSASVTYYIADTTIDLVFFGVAFYSLLSGLILIVMRRRIFSHMVGFLVIENGVFLFSTAIGVEMPLLINFAILLDILISVLMLGIFFTKIDGKLHADDADSLTNVKD is encoded by the coding sequence ATGATACTTCCGCTGATCATCCTCTACGTCGTGACGCTCGTCTATCTGGCGATCACCGAGCGTTTCCGCAATTTCGCCTCGCTGATCGGCCTTCAGGGATGGCTGCTGTTCGCCGTCGCCCTGGTGCGGCTGCACGCCATCAACCCCGCCGAACTGGCCTTCATCTGCCTCGAAACCCTGCTTTTCAAGGGCATCCTCGTCCCGGGACTGCTTTTCGCCGTCATCCGCCGCACGAAGATCAACCGCGTCTCGCGCTCCGGCTCCACGCAGTCCGGCTCGCTGCTGCTGTCGCTCGTGGCGCTGGCCGTGAGCGCCTCGGTCACCTATTACATCGCCGACACGACCATCGACCTGGTGTTCTTCGGCGTGGCCTTCTACTCGCTGTTGAGCGGACTGATCCTGATCGTCATGCGCCGCCGGATCTTCTCCCACATGGTCGGCTTTCTGGTCATCGAAAACGGCGTGTTCCTCTTTTCGACGGCCATCGGCGTCGAGATGCCGCTGCTGATCAACTTCGCCATCCTGCTCGACATCCTCATCTCGGTGCTGATGCTGGGCATCTTCTTCACCAAAATCGACGGCAAGCTCCATGCCGACGACGCCGATTCACTCACCAACGTAAAGGACTGA
- a CDS encoding respiratory chain complex I subunit 1 family protein, with amino-acid sequence MAALNTLLLLLAALAIPGLINRTRALLAGRKGIRFAQHLYDVRLLLLRKGAVYSPTTTAVFRAAPSVTLGTALVAALFVPVGDLPSALSFEGDLIAFAYLLALGRVALILAAMDTGSSFEGMGASREALYGALVEPALMLVFGTLALLSGYTSFDAIFSGDAVNGMQLVVVLLLAAYVLVKIVFTEAGRVPVDDPRTHLELTMIHEVMCLDYCGVDLAYIKMAGWLKTAALSVLAADAVAATCCPRWWAAAPLAVLVTGLSVGIVESTQARNKLARNTTFILTVAALAVLVFFTGYLLQLNIGLQ; translated from the coding sequence ATGGCTGCACTCAACACACTCCTTCTTCTGTTGGCGGCCCTGGCGATTCCGGGACTGATCAACCGCACCCGCGCGCTGCTCGCGGGCCGCAAGGGCATCCGCTTCGCCCAGCACCTTTACGACGTGCGCCTGCTGCTGCTGCGCAAGGGCGCCGTCTACTCCCCCACGACGACCGCCGTGTTCCGCGCGGCCCCGTCCGTCACGCTCGGCACGGCCCTCGTCGCCGCGCTGTTCGTCCCCGTAGGCGACCTGCCGTCCGCGCTGTCGTTCGAAGGCGACCTGATCGCCTTCGCCTACCTCCTGGCTCTGGGCCGCGTGGCCCTCATCCTCGCGGCGATGGACACCGGAAGCTCGTTCGAGGGCATGGGCGCCAGCCGCGAAGCCCTGTACGGCGCGCTGGTCGAACCGGCGCTGATGCTCGTCTTCGGCACGCTGGCCCTGCTGTCGGGCTACACCTCTTTCGACGCGATCTTCTCGGGCGACGCCGTGAACGGCATGCAGCTGGTCGTGGTGCTGCTGCTGGCGGCCTACGTGCTCGTGAAGATCGTCTTCACCGAGGCCGGGCGCGTCCCGGTCGACGACCCCCGCACGCACCTCGAACTGACGATGATCCACGAAGTGATGTGCCTCGACTACTGCGGCGTCGACCTGGCCTATATCAAGATGGCCGGATGGCTCAAGACCGCCGCGCTGTCGGTGCTCGCCGCCGACGCCGTCGCCGCGACCTGCTGCCCCCGCTGGTGGGCGGCGGCCCCGCTCGCGGTGCTCGTCACGGGGCTTTCGGTGGGCATCGTCGAATCGACCCAGGCCCGCAACAAACTCGCCCGCAACACCACCTTCATCCTCACCGTCGCGGCGCTGGCCGTCCTCGTGTTCTTCACGGGCTACCTGCTGCAACTTAACATCGGTCTGCAATGA